A stretch of Fulvia fulva chromosome 4, complete sequence DNA encodes these proteins:
- a CDS encoding Nicotinamidase, with amino-acid sequence MRPFDADGALDRFFNQPDDMDDQRILPNPSTDTTPPRKAALLIIDVQEDFCPPNGSLAVKDGRKIAPIINELLGYLGFVLKIATVDSHPVNHISFAPLHPGAIPFRTEYTIKNPENGNETQTTVLWPVHCVTGTPGSKLINEVQWGEINRLIEKGNDARVEAYSAFGPPFRHPMVSMSDLDQKLKEARITDVFVVGLAYDYCVKDTALDAVELGYKTYVVQEGTKAVFQAPATLAATKKKLEEAGVSVISLDDPLLEALK; translated from the exons ATGAGGCCATTCGACGCAGACGGAGCTCTCGACAGGTTCTTCAACCAGCCCGACGACATGGACGATCAACGCATCTTGCCCAACCCATCGACAGACACCACCCCACCAAGAAAGGCCGCGCTTCTCATCATCGACGTGCAGGAGGATTTCTGCCCCCCAAATGGCTCTCTCGCGGTCAAAGACGGTCGTAAGATCGCTCCGATCATCAATGAACTCCTCGGCTACCTTGGCTTTGTACTCAAGATCGCTACCGTCGACTCCCACCCTGTCAATCACATCAGTTTCGCTCCGCTTCACCCTGGTGCAATCCCCTTCAGGACCGAATATACCATCAAGAACCCAGAGAACGGAAACGAGACACAGACGACCGTCTTGTGGCCCGTTCACTGCGTTACGGGAACTCCAGGCTCTAAGCTGATCAACGAGGTGCAATGGGGAGAGATCAATAGGCTGATCGAGAAGG GCAACGACGCTAGAGTTGAAGCGTACTCAGCGTTTGGCCCTCCCTTCCGCCACCCGATGGTCTCCATGAGTGATCTCGACCAGAAGTTGAAGGAGGCACGCATCACCGACGTGTTTGTAGTGGGCTTAGCCTACGATTATTGCGTGAAAGATACGGCATTGGACGCTGTAGAGCTCGGGTACAAGACATACGTTGTTCAGGAGGGCACAAAGGCAGTTTTCCAGGCCCCAGCGACTCTTGCGGCGACTAAGAAGAAGCTCGAGGAGGCTGGTGTGAGTGTGATCTCGCTGGATGATCCTCTGCTGGAAGCGCTGAAGTAG
- a CDS encoding MFS-type transporter gives MFEAVEELGSAGYSEKQPKRHSAGSGASASRHDLDVNEQGTTLREKHDGSGPLHNPSLDLKRTASNVLSKVASRITARSIVSPPPPPDGGVKAWTQVAMCWLVVLITWGWVNSYGVFQSYYSIELNASASTISWIGSVQNFLTFFIGAFSGRLLDAGLYIPTLIVGGTIQVLGIFFMSLSTTYWQLMLTQGIMTGIGGGIFFTPSMGLIGTYFDKKRAIAVGIATTGNSAGGMIYPVFVQQLLPKLGFAWAVRVLGFFNLGLLCIIGAFMRPMLPPRKTGSMIDFSGYKEPPYALFVTAVFFVMWPIYYTFYYLSSFANEVIGISFANALTITIILNGAGMPFRVIPPFFADRYGQLNVAIPTLTILAIVAFCWIAVASTTGIYVYVVFYGAASGAFQCLFPSTIASLTTDMSKFGTRLGMGFGTISFAALTGPSLGGAIMAAMDGRYLGAQLWAALATTLCTVLVVTTRVSKVGWKMKVKV, from the exons ATGTTTGAAGCAGTTGAGGAGCTGGGCTCCGCTGGGTATTCAGAAAAGCAGCCGAAGCGGCATAGCGCTGGCAGTGGGGCGTCCGCTTCAAGACACGATCTGGATGTGAATGAGCAGGGCACTACTTTGCGGGAAAAGCATGATGGCTCTGGACCTTTGCACAATCCTTCCTTGGACCTGAAGAGAACTGCTAGCAATGTGCTCAGCAAAGTCGCATCGCGAATCACCGCTCGGTCCATTGTCAGCCCACCGCCACCCCCAGACGGAGGAGTGAAGGCATGGACCCAAGTAGCGATGTGCTGGCTCGTGGTTCTGATCACCTGGGGATGGGTCAACTCTT ATGGCGTATTCCAGTCGTACTACTCAATCGAGCTTAATGCATCGGCATCCACGATATCATGGATCGGCAGCGTCCAGAATTTCCTCACCTTCTTCATCGGTGCCTTCTCTGGTCGCCTCCTCGATGCCGGACTTTACATCCCCACCCTCATCGTGGGCGGCACTATCCAGGTTCTGGGCATCTTCTTCATGTCCCTATCCACAACCTATTGGCAACTCATGCTGACCCAAGGAATCATGACCGGCATAGGTGGCGGGATCTTCTTCACCCCATCCATGGGCCTTATAGGAACATACTTCGATAAGAAACGAGCCATCGCTGTTGGCATAGCGACGACTGGAAACAGCGCAGGCGGCATGATCTATCCAGTCTTTGTTCAGCAATTACTTCCGAAGCTTGGGTTCGCGTGGGCTGTTAGAGTACTTGGATTCTTCAACCTTGGTCTCCTCTGCATCATCGGTGCATTCATGAGACCCATGCTGCCTCCTCGGAAGACAGGCTCGATGATCGACTTTTCTGGTTACAAAGAGCCACCTTATGCTCTGTTCGTGACGGCTGTGTTCTTTGTAATGTGGCCAATCTACTACACATTCTACTAC CTGTCCTCCTTCGCGAATGAGGTAATCGGTATATCCTTCGCAAATGCCCTCACCATCACCATCATCCTTAACGGTGCTGGCATGCCCTTCCGTGTCATCCCTCCATTCTTCGCCGATCGATACGGCCAGCTCAATGTCGCAATACCCACGCTCACCATTCTGGCCATCGTTGCATTCTGCTGGATTGCTGTGGCAAGCACGACTGGAATCTACGTCTACGTCGTCTTTTACGGAGCAGCCAGCGGAGCCTTCCAGTGCCTCTTCCCGTCAACAATTGCCAGTCTGACCACAGACATGAGCAAATTCGGAACTCGACTCGGGATGGGCTTCGGCACTATATCTTTTGCAGCTCTTACTGGTCCATCGCTTGGGGGTGCTATCATGGCGGCCATGGATGGTAGATATCTCGGTGCACAGCTTTGGGCTGCCCTCGCCACGACGCTCTGCACTGTTCTTGTTGTCACTACGAGGGTTAGCAAGGTCGGCTGGAAGATGAAGGTGAAAGTATGA
- a CDS encoding Lipase 4, which yields MISLGVAGILLAASSATALDAATPPTATVRNGTYYGYHAPAYGTDNFLGIPYAQPPVGDLRFRVPQPLNSSWSDLRNATEYGYQCIGYGKDTWSQGNYVDEDCLTLNVIRSRGAGDALPVLVWIHGGGLVMGGSSDRRYNQSFIVQQSAQAGMPIVAVSINYRLSAWGFLYGKEIQDSGNAMAGFRDQRLALQWIRENIAAFGGDPDRVTIQGESAGGTSVAAQLLAYNGRDDKLFAGAIAESGNPAGVAAYPTADDWEPVIANISSQTGCGNARQSVLDCLRTVPVERLNAVLNSTATRGARYGFVVDGDFIQDYASAQLERGDFVRVPYIIGTNTDEGTGFGGANVNTSSEFLEYVQDLGYDNATAQDLTILYPDIPETGIPATIEGRPNSTIGLQFKRTAALGGDLRMTAPRRFAAQWWAKHSVPVYSYRFNVLVSGGIFQVSLQRSADSVQVNGISWLSGAVHFQEVAFVFYNTEGLGYPQNGGPNPMGGEERPKYLKLAQLMTRMWISFANFGDPNRQLGVDAEAWPAYSVEDSKNFVFEQNTTSHAEPDYYRAEGMEYISGIILANRG from the exons ATGATCTCCCTCGGAGTAGCTGGTATTCTCCTTGCCGCATCGTCAGCCACAGCACTCGATGCCGCCACACCGCCAACCGCAACAGTCCGAAATGGCACCTATTACGGCTACCACGCCCCAGCGTATGGCACAGACAACTTCCTAGGCATTCCCTATGCACAGCCCCCAGTGGGAGATCTCCGCTTCCGAGTCCCTCAACCTCTCAACTCCAGCTGGTCGGACCTCCGCAATGCCACCGAGTATGGGTACCAGTGTATCGGGTACGGTAAAGATACATGGAGCCAAGGGAACTATGTCGATGAGGATTGCTTGACGTTGAATGTGATCCGGTCCAGGGGCGCTGGAGATGCGTTGCCGGTCTTG GTCTGGATCCATGGTGGTGGGCTCGTTATGGGAGGCTCTTCAGATCGCCGCTATAACCAGTCTTTCATCGTCCAGCAATCAGCTCAGGCCGGCATGCCGATCGTGGCGGTCTCGATCAACTATCGCTTATCGGCATGGGGCTTCCTCTACGGCAAAGAGATCCAGGACAGTGGTAACGCGATGGCTGGCTTTCGCGACCAGCGACTAGCATTGCAGTGGATTCGCGAGAATATTGCGGCTTTCGGTGGTGATCCAGATCGTGTCACGATTCAAGGCGAGAGTGCTGGTGGTACTTCTGTTGCTGCTCAGCTGCTGGCGTACAACGGACGTGATGATAAGCTCTTTGCTGGCGCAATCGCGGAGTCTGGGAATCCTGCTGGCGTTGCAGCATATCCGACTGCTGATGACTGGGAGCCAGTGATCGCCAACATTTCTTCTCAGACTGGCTGCGGAAACGCTAGGCAATCTGTCTTGGACTGCCTTAGAACAGTGCCAGTTGAGCGGCTCAATGCTGTGCTGAACTCGACCGCGACCCGCGGCGCTCGATATGGCTTCGTGGTAGATGGCGATTTCATCCAGGACTACGCCTCTGCGCAGCTTGAGCGAGGTGATTTTGTGCGTGTGCCATACATTATTGGTACCAACACTGATGAAGGCACCGGCTTTGGCGGAGCCAACGTCAACACTTCGTCTGAATTCCTCGAGTATGTTCAGGATCTAGGATACGACAATGCCACGGCACAGGATCTCACAATACTGTACCCAGATATTCCAGAGACCGGAATCCCGGCGACCATAGAAGGGCGACCAAACTCGACAATCGGTCTCCAGTTCAAGCGGACGGCCGCTCTTGGTGGTGACTTGCGTATGACGGCTCCAAGAAGATTCGCAGCTCAGTGGTGGGCCAAGCATAGCGTACCAGTGTATTCATACCGTTTCAATGTGCTGGTAAGCGGCGGCATTTTCCAGGTCTCTTTGCAACGTAGTGCTGACTCTGTCCAGGTGAACGGCATCTCCTGGCTCTCCGGGGCTGTGCACTTCCAAGAGGTGGCCTTCGTCTTCTATAACACCGAAGGCCTAGGATATCCTCAAAACGGTGGCCCAAATCCCATGGGAGGTGAAGAGCGTCCCAAGTACTTAAAGCTTGCCCAGCTCATGACACGAATGTGGATATCCTTCGCAAACTTTGGCGACCCAAATCGGCAATTGGGAG TTGATGCAGAAGCGTGGCCAGCATATAGCGTGGAAGATTCGAAGAACTTTGTGTTTGAACAAAACACGACTTCGCACGCCGAGCCGGATTACTATCGCGCCGAAGGAATGGAGTATATTAGCGGCATCATCTTGGCAAACAGAGGTTGA
- a CDS encoding Oxalate decarboxylase OxdD: MVRGYIIAAALAVQALAAPRPQPAIIPRPHKVEARQASKSGSPPEFAIEDTPKALPSGPAGASGSLRGPTSLLGYSPGNPVNTQLPATVPKDQHTLAPGQSEDEDLGLYLDLSEIENPQPSRGGTDAPTDPGPRNKELEKQNSDLYAPPGTDAGDVPNAKWPLALSHNRHGRESAGWARQQNVGQLPIATEMAGVDMHLEPNAYRELHWHQADEWSLILNGSVRISAVNEAGQTFTDDLQAGHVWFFPAGVPHNIQAFGDGCEFLLVFDSGDFSEDGTFLVSELFQRNPKSVLAKDLRVDTSAFDNIPSGQLYIFPGTPAPSNISEQNVTGPAGVIPTQETYSYHFSQQQPYEVPGGSVKLLDSNTFPIAKDFAAALFTIQPGAMRELHWHTTSDEWTYFIADQDRLTAYVAPEASRTFDFQAGDTGYVPVVTAHYLENTGDTDLVY, translated from the exons ATGGTCCGCGGCTACATCATCGCCGCAGCTCTGGCTGTCCAAGCACTTGCCGCACCACGCCCTCAGCCAGCCATCATCCCACGACCTCACAAGGTAGAAGCACGACAAGCCAGCAAGAGCGGCTCGCCTCCAGAATTCGCCATCGAGGACACTCCCAAAGCGCTACCATCCGGACCAGCTGGCGCGAGTGGTTCTCTTCGTGGCCCAACGAGCCTACTGGGCTACAGCCCTGGCAATCCTGTGAACACCCAGCTTCCGGCCACAGTGCCCAAGGACCAGCACACACTTGCGCCGGGACAATCAGAGGACGAAGACCTTGGTCTATACCTCGACCTCTCGGAAATCGAGAACCCACAGCCGAGCAGAGGTGGGACTGATGCACCCACAGATCCTGGCCCGAGGAATAAGGAGCTTGAGAAGCAGAATAGTGACCTCTACGCTCCGCCTGGCACTGATGCGGGAGATGTACCGAATGCAAAGTGGCCTCTCG CTCTTTCCCACAATCGCCACGGCCGCGAAAGTGCAGGCTGGGCTCGTCAGCAGAACGTTGGCCAGCTGCCAATTGCCACTGAGATGGCGGGGGTTGACATGCACCTCGAGCCCAATGCTTACCGCGAACTTCATTGGCATCAAGCGGATGAGTGGTCGCTAATTCTGAACGGGAGCGTGAGAATTAGTGCCGTCAATGAGGCGGGTCAGACCTTCACGGATGATTTGCAGGCTGGGCATGTGTGGTTCTTTCCTGCAG GCGTCCCCCACAACATCCAAGCCTTCGGCGACGGCTGCGAATTCCTCCTCGTCTTCGACAGCGGCGACTTCTCCGAAGACGGCACCTTCCTCGTCTCCGAACTCTTCCAACGCAACCCCAAATCCGTCCTCGCCAAAGACCTCCGCGTCGACACCTCCGCCTTCGATAACATCCCCTCCGGCCAGCTCTACATTTTCCCCGGCACGCCGGCACCTTCCAACATCTCCGAACAAAACGTCACCGGTCCTGCTGGCGTGATCCCGACGCAGGAGACGTATAGTTATCATTTCAGTCAGCAGCAGCCGTATGAGGTCCCTGGTGGGAGTGTGAAGTTATTGGATTCTAATACATTCCCGATCGCGAAAGATTTCGCGGCTGCGTTGTTTACGATCCAGCCCGGAGCCATGCGTGAACTGCACTGGCACACCACCTCCGACGAATGGACCTACTTCATCGCCGACCAAGATCGTCTCACCGCCTACGTCGCCCCGGAAGCTTCGAGGACTTTCGACTTCCAGGCTGGCGATACAGGCTACGTGCCTGTTGTGACGGCCCATTATTTGGAGAATACGGGCGATACGGATCTGGTGTATTAG